From the Streptomyces syringium genome, one window contains:
- a CDS encoding NADPH-dependent FMN reductase, which produces MSRILAISGSLRRGSYNTRLLGALQPLAPEGMELEIFDGLADVPVYNEDLDVDPAPPAVTRLREAIRQADGIVIATPEYNNTIPGVLKNAIDWASRPHARGPLRGKAVCVLVATLGRLNGFRCLSDTNRILSGMGNLVISEPEAVVSSAPSTLVVEPDGSVRLTDPMAAALITIQLEALADAVKTDAAGQLRDAVLRNQPMLNRVQFYPFVVRALGEGATDEAIVERLAGANIDARTATAWITEARAA; this is translated from the coding sequence ATGTCCCGCATCCTCGCCATTTCCGGGTCCCTGCGCCGGGGCTCGTACAACACCCGTCTGCTGGGGGCCCTCCAGCCGCTGGCCCCCGAGGGCATGGAGCTGGAGATCTTCGACGGGCTCGCCGACGTCCCGGTCTACAACGAGGACCTGGACGTCGACCCGGCGCCGCCGGCCGTGACCCGGCTGCGCGAGGCGATCCGGCAGGCCGACGGCATCGTCATCGCCACCCCCGAGTACAACAACACCATCCCCGGCGTGCTCAAGAACGCCATCGACTGGGCCTCCCGCCCGCATGCCCGGGGCCCGCTCCGCGGCAAGGCCGTCTGTGTCCTCGTCGCCACCCTCGGCCGTCTCAACGGCTTCCGCTGCCTCAGCGACACCAACCGGATCCTGAGCGGCATGGGCAATCTGGTCATCTCCGAGCCGGAGGCCGTGGTCTCCTCCGCGCCCAGCACGCTCGTCGTCGAACCCGACGGTTCGGTGCGGCTCACCGACCCGATGGCCGCCGCGCTCATCACCATCCAGCTCGAAGCACTGGCCGACGCCGTCAAGACGGACGCGGCCGGCCAGCTGCGCGACGCGGTGCTGCGCAACCAACCGATGCTGAACCGGGTGCAGTTCTACCCCTTCGTCGTGCGCGCGCTCGGCGAGGGAGCCACCGACGAGGCCATCGTCGAGCGCCTCGCCGGAGCCAATATCGACGCCCGGACCGCGACCGCCTGGATCACCGAGGCACGCGCGGCGTAA
- a CDS encoding acyl-CoA dehydrogenase family protein, with protein MNTAYDIHNVHETDLSVAAHKARDIAAAHAEAADTERELRPEVLRALVTAGFPRHFVPRRWGGGGGGFLEITDAIMTVGEGCASAGWCASILAYGSRVAAFLPEEGQRDLWSDGPDTVIASSMLPVGRPEAVPGGWRLSGRWPYTSATGHAEWALVAGPAASPEPDGTAENLFFALPREAFTVETTWDTLGMRGTGSHTLVADDVFVPDHRTFPMSDVSTTSLEGRPVVPLRSIAGMTFAPPVLGAAQGAMELAGRQLLGEDDTVTPDRLALVRAAGDVELARLLVERVARDADGTAAVPRPDWPSWSPWDCARAAELATEAVDRLMSAAGTRGFSQSHPLQRAWRDVHTAASHVRLRPEPAAAAWLAGRRAGGGGL; from the coding sequence ATGAACACCGCGTACGACATCCACAACGTCCACGAAACGGACCTGTCCGTCGCGGCCCACAAGGCACGGGACATCGCCGCGGCCCACGCCGAGGCCGCCGACACCGAGCGCGAGCTGCGGCCGGAGGTACTGCGCGCCCTCGTCACGGCCGGCTTCCCCCGGCACTTCGTGCCGCGCCGGTGGGGCGGCGGCGGGGGCGGGTTCCTGGAGATCACCGACGCGATCATGACGGTGGGAGAGGGCTGCGCCTCCGCCGGCTGGTGCGCCTCGATCCTCGCCTACGGGAGCCGGGTCGCCGCCTTCCTGCCCGAGGAGGGGCAGCGCGATCTGTGGTCGGACGGCCCGGACACCGTCATCGCGTCGTCCATGCTGCCGGTCGGCCGCCCCGAGGCCGTGCCCGGCGGCTGGCGGCTGTCCGGGCGCTGGCCGTACACCAGCGCGACCGGTCACGCCGAGTGGGCCCTGGTGGCGGGCCCGGCCGCATCCCCGGAGCCGGACGGCACCGCCGAGAACCTGTTCTTCGCGCTGCCGCGCGAGGCGTTCACCGTGGAGACCACGTGGGACACGCTCGGCATGCGCGGTACCGGCAGCCACACGCTCGTCGCGGACGACGTCTTCGTGCCCGACCACCGCACCTTCCCCATGAGCGACGTCAGCACCACGTCCCTGGAGGGCCGCCCCGTCGTCCCGCTGCGCTCCATCGCGGGAATGACGTTCGCACCGCCCGTCCTCGGGGCCGCGCAGGGCGCGATGGAGCTCGCCGGCCGGCAACTCCTCGGCGAGGACGACACGGTGACGCCCGACCGGCTCGCCCTGGTGCGGGCCGCGGGTGACGTGGAGCTGGCCCGGCTGCTGGTGGAGCGCGTCGCCCGGGACGCCGACGGCACGGCGGCCGTCCCGCGCCCCGACTGGCCGTCCTGGTCCCCGTGGGACTGCGCCCGGGCGGCGGAACTCGCGACCGAGGCCGTGGACCGCCTCATGTCCGCCGCCGGCACCCGCGGCTTCTCACAGAGCCACCCGCTCCAGCGCGCCTGGCGGGACGTCCATACCGCCGCCAGCCACGTACGCCTGCGGCCCGAACCGGCGGCGGCGGCCTGGCTCGCCGGCAGGCGGGCCGGCGGCGGCGGGCTCTGA
- a CDS encoding carbohydrate kinase family protein, translating to MRTAVTGSIATDHLMTFPGRITEQLLPDALASVSLSFLVDTLDVRYGGVAANIAYGLALLGRTPALVGAAGADDFEEYGARLRAVGVDTASVRLSATRHTSRFLCTTDLDGNQIAAFYAGAMTEAADIELAATVRRLGGLDLVLVGADDPRAMLRHTRACRTLGIRHAADPSQQLARLDGHEVRELIDGAAYLFTNAYEHALLLEKSGWTHDQVLGRVGTWITTLGEQGSRVERHGEAAVAVAAVPAARVADPTGAGDAYRAGFLAALTTGGAPVRAARAGSALASLALTEVGTQTYAFDPARCAEALTAAYGPLTAASVLTALTGR from the coding sequence ATGCGTACCGCCGTCACCGGCTCGATCGCCACCGACCACCTGATGACCTTCCCGGGCCGGATCACCGAGCAGCTGCTGCCCGACGCGCTCGCCAGCGTCTCGCTGTCGTTCCTCGTCGACACGCTCGACGTCCGCTACGGCGGGGTCGCCGCCAACATCGCGTACGGGCTGGCCCTGCTGGGCCGTACTCCCGCGCTCGTCGGCGCCGCGGGCGCCGACGACTTCGAGGAGTACGGCGCCCGGCTGCGCGCGGTGGGCGTCGACACCGCTTCCGTGCGGCTGTCCGCCACCCGGCACACCTCCCGCTTCCTGTGCACCACCGACCTGGACGGCAACCAGATCGCCGCCTTCTACGCGGGCGCGATGACCGAGGCCGCCGACATCGAACTGGCCGCGACCGTCCGCAGGCTGGGCGGCCTGGACCTCGTCCTCGTCGGGGCCGACGACCCACGGGCCATGCTGCGGCACACCCGCGCCTGCCGCACGCTGGGCATCCGCCACGCCGCCGACCCCTCCCAGCAGCTCGCCCGCCTCGACGGCCACGAGGTCCGTGAACTGATCGACGGCGCGGCCTATTTGTTCACCAACGCCTACGAACACGCCCTGCTGCTGGAGAAGTCCGGCTGGACCCACGACCAGGTCCTCGGCCGCGTCGGCACCTGGATCACCACCCTCGGCGAGCAGGGCAGCCGCGTCGAGCGCCACGGCGAGGCGGCGGTCGCGGTCGCGGCCGTGCCGGCCGCGCGCGTCGCCGACCCGACCGGGGCGGGCGACGCCTACCGCGCCGGCTTCCTCGCGGCCCTGACCACCGGCGGCGCCCCCGTACGGGCCGCGCGGGCCGGATCCGCGCTGGCGTCCCTCGCCCTGACCGAGGTGGGGACGCAGACGTACGCGTTCGACCCGGCCCGCTGCGCGGAGGCCCTCACCGCCGCCTACGGGCCGCTGACCGCCGCGTCCGTGCTCACCGCCCTGACCGGCCGCTGA
- a CDS encoding SAM-dependent methyltransferase, whose product MAQGTRTWRTAAETALYGPGGFYRRPEGPAGHFRTSVHASPLYAGAVARLLGRVDAALGRPAELALTDVGAGRGELLTGVLAQVPPELAARLRPYAVERAARPPGLDERITWLGDLPEDVEGLLFANEWLDNVPLDIAEADAEGTPRQVLVQPDGEELLGDPVQGEDAAWLARWWPLEGAPPGSRAEIGHPRDAAWARAVGSLRAGLAVAVDYTHGRDHRPPFGTLAGFREGREVRPVPDGSCDITAHVALDACAGEGGSLLTQRQALTALGVDGRRPPLALASTDPAAYVRALGAAGEAAELLAPAGLGAFGWLLHPVGGACAGLPAELAAG is encoded by the coding sequence ATGGCACAGGGAACGAGAACCTGGCGGACGGCGGCGGAGACCGCCCTGTACGGGCCCGGCGGCTTCTACCGGCGCCCCGAGGGCCCCGCCGGGCACTTCCGTACCTCCGTCCACGCCTCCCCGCTCTACGCGGGGGCCGTCGCCCGGCTGCTGGGCCGGGTCGACGCGGCGCTCGGGCGTCCGGCGGAGCTGGCGCTGACCGATGTCGGGGCCGGGCGCGGCGAGCTGCTCACCGGGGTGCTGGCGCAGGTGCCGCCGGAACTCGCGGCGCGGCTGCGCCCGTACGCCGTCGAACGGGCGGCACGACCGCCGGGACTCGACGAGCGGATCACCTGGCTGGGTGACCTCCCGGAGGACGTGGAGGGCCTGCTGTTCGCCAACGAGTGGCTGGACAACGTGCCGCTCGACATCGCCGAGGCGGACGCCGAGGGCACACCGCGCCAGGTGCTCGTGCAGCCGGACGGCGAGGAGCTGCTCGGCGACCCCGTCCAGGGCGAGGACGCCGCCTGGCTCGCCCGCTGGTGGCCGCTGGAGGGCGCGCCCCCCGGCTCCCGCGCGGAGATCGGCCACCCGCGCGACGCCGCCTGGGCGCGCGCGGTCGGCAGCCTGCGGGCCGGGCTGGCGGTGGCGGTGGACTACACGCACGGCCGGGACCACCGGCCGCCCTTCGGCACGCTCGCGGGCTTCCGCGAGGGCCGCGAGGTGCGGCCGGTGCCGGACGGCTCCTGCGACATCACCGCGCACGTCGCGCTGGACGCCTGCGCGGGCGAGGGCGGCTCGCTGCTGACCCAGCGCCAGGCCCTGACGGCGCTCGGCGTCGACGGCCGCAGGCCGCCGCTGGCGCTCGCCTCCACCGACCCGGCGGCGTACGTCCGGGCGCTGGGCGCGGCGGGCGAGGCGGCGGAGCTGCTGGCCCCGGCGGGGCTGGGCGCCTTCGGCTGGCTGCTGCACCCGGTGGGCGGGGCCTGCGCGGGGCTGCCGGCGGAGCTGGCGGCGGGGTGA
- a CDS encoding ABC transporter permease has protein sequence MAGQNCLITNEWICGEYVRTRGQELTDATLQHVGITLASVAIGLLVAFPLALLARRWRGVAGPVLGLTTILYTVPSLAMFSLLVPVFGLSVAVVVTGLVLYSLTILVRNILAGLASVPEEAREAARGMGYGPVRLLFGVELPLALPALMAGLRITTVSTVSLTTVGAIIGYGGLGNLIYEGMHSFFKAQVLTASALCVALAVLADLALLLVQRLLTPWARAGKRKKAAA, from the coding sequence ATGGCGGGCCAGAACTGTCTGATCACCAATGAGTGGATCTGCGGCGAATATGTGCGCACGCGCGGTCAGGAGTTGACCGACGCCACTCTCCAGCACGTCGGGATCACGCTCGCGTCGGTCGCCATCGGGCTGCTCGTCGCCTTTCCGCTGGCCCTGCTGGCCCGCAGATGGCGCGGCGTGGCGGGACCGGTGCTCGGGCTGACCACGATTCTCTACACCGTCCCCTCGCTGGCGATGTTCTCGCTGCTGGTGCCGGTCTTCGGGCTGTCGGTGGCGGTCGTGGTCACGGGCCTGGTGCTCTATTCGCTGACGATCCTCGTGCGGAACATCCTGGCCGGGCTCGCCTCGGTGCCCGAGGAGGCCCGGGAGGCCGCCCGCGGCATGGGGTACGGGCCGGTGCGGCTGCTGTTCGGCGTCGAGCTCCCCCTCGCGCTGCCCGCCCTGATGGCGGGCCTGCGGATCACTACGGTCTCCACGGTCTCCCTCACCACCGTCGGCGCGATCATCGGCTACGGCGGTCTGGGCAATCTCATCTACGAGGGCATGCACAGCTTCTTCAAGGCGCAGGTGCTCACCGCCTCGGCGCTGTGCGTGGCCCTCGCGGTCCTCGCGGACCTCGCCCTGCTGCTCGTGCAGCGGCTGCTGACGCCCTGGGCGCGGGCCGGCAAGCGGAAGAAGGCGGCGGCCTGA
- a CDS encoding NADH-quinone oxidoreductase subunit D: MAPTSETTVGIGGAAESTDMVLNIGPQHPSTHGVLRLRLVLDGERIQHAEPVIGYMHRGAEKLFEARDYRQIIMLANRHDWLSAFSNELGVVLAVERMLGMEVPERAVWTRTLLAELNRVLNHLMFLGSYPLELGGITPVFHAFREREELQTVMEEVSGGRMHYMFNRVGGLKEDLPAGWLGRARHAVAEVRSRMDVYDRLVLGNEIFRARTRGVGVLSREAVHAYGVSGPIARASGVDFDLRRDEPYLAYGELQDTLKVVTRQDGDCLARFECLLEQTHNSLDLADACLDRMEGLPPGPINQRLPKVLKAPEGSTYAWTENPLGLNGYYLVSKGEKTPYRLKLRSASFNNIQALVELLPGTLVADMVAILGSLFFVVGDIDK; the protein is encoded by the coding sequence ATGGCCCCAACCTCTGAGACCACAGTCGGCATCGGCGGCGCGGCGGAAAGCACCGACATGGTGCTCAACATCGGCCCGCAGCACCCGTCCACGCACGGCGTGCTGCGGCTGCGGCTCGTCCTCGACGGGGAGCGGATCCAGCACGCCGAACCGGTCATCGGCTATATGCACCGGGGCGCGGAGAAACTGTTCGAGGCGCGCGACTACCGGCAGATCATCATGCTGGCCAACCGCCACGACTGGCTGTCGGCCTTCTCCAACGAGCTCGGGGTCGTCCTCGCCGTCGAGCGGATGCTCGGCATGGAGGTGCCCGAGCGGGCGGTGTGGACGCGCACGCTGCTCGCCGAGCTGAACCGGGTCCTCAACCATCTGATGTTCCTCGGCTCCTACCCCCTGGAGCTGGGCGGCATCACGCCCGTCTTCCACGCCTTCCGCGAGCGCGAGGAGCTCCAGACGGTGATGGAGGAGGTCTCGGGCGGCCGGATGCACTACATGTTCAACCGCGTCGGCGGCCTGAAGGAGGACCTGCCCGCGGGCTGGCTCGGCCGGGCCCGGCACGCGGTCGCCGAGGTCCGCTCGCGGATGGACGTCTACGACCGGCTGGTGCTCGGCAACGAGATCTTCCGGGCCCGTACCCGCGGTGTCGGCGTCCTGTCGCGCGAGGCCGTGCACGCGTACGGGGTCAGCGGGCCCATCGCCCGCGCCTCCGGCGTCGACTTCGATCTGCGGCGCGACGAGCCGTACCTCGCCTACGGGGAGCTCCAGGACACGCTGAAGGTCGTCACGCGCCAGGACGGCGACTGCCTGGCCCGCTTCGAGTGCCTGCTGGAGCAGACCCACAACTCGCTGGACCTGGCGGACGCCTGCCTGGACCGGATGGAGGGGCTGCCGCCGGGTCCGATCAACCAGCGGCTGCCCAAGGTGCTCAAGGCACCGGAGGGCTCGACCTACGCGTGGACCGAGAACCCGCTCGGGCTCAACGGCTACTACCTGGTGTCCAAGGGCGAGAAGACGCCGTACCGGCTCAAGCTGCGCTCGGCCTCGTTCAACAACATCCAGGCGCTGGTGGAGCTGCTGCCGGGCACGCTGGTCGCCGACATGGTCGCGATCCTGGGCTCGCTGTTCTTCGTGGTGGGAGACATCGATAAATAG
- a CDS encoding ABC transporter substrate-binding protein — protein sequence MSWTSRPARTTRALLAVAGATALAAGLTACGGDSLEKSGGGGGSAKPGQGSLVIGSASFTESKLLAEIYAGLLKDAGYSTRIKTVDARELYEPALEKGQIDVVPEYAATLAEFLNKKQNGKDAAPVASADADATVKALRKLAEPRGLKVLDPGRAVDQNAFAVSRDFAAEHHLKTLSDLGKSKQKIKLAAGDECSQRPFCQPGLEKTYGIDVTGIDPLEVGSTQAKQAVKDGKDQMVLTTTTDATLEQFGLVLLEDDKKLQNADNVLPVVNAEKAGSQKIADALGKLSRVLTTADLTELNKKVDAERLKPADVAARYLKDKGLLTK from the coding sequence ATGAGCTGGACCTCGCGCCCCGCGCGGACCACCCGCGCCCTGCTGGCCGTGGCCGGCGCCACCGCCCTGGCCGCGGGCCTGACGGCCTGTGGCGGCGACAGTCTGGAGAAGTCCGGCGGTGGTGGTGGTTCGGCCAAGCCGGGCCAGGGCTCACTGGTGATCGGATCCGCGTCCTTCACCGAGTCCAAGCTGCTCGCGGAGATATACGCGGGGCTGCTCAAGGACGCCGGATATTCGACGCGCATCAAGACGGTCGACGCCCGTGAGCTGTATGAACCGGCCCTGGAGAAGGGCCAGATCGATGTGGTCCCGGAGTATGCGGCGACGCTCGCCGAATTCCTGAACAAGAAGCAGAACGGTAAGGACGCCGCCCCGGTCGCCTCGGCCGATGCCGACGCCACCGTGAAGGCCCTTCGGAAACTCGCCGAGCCGCGCGGACTGAAGGTGCTCGACCCCGGTCGGGCGGTCGATCAGAACGCCTTCGCCGTCAGCCGGGACTTTGCCGCCGAGCACCACCTCAAAACCCTTTCCGACCTGGGGAAATCGAAGCAGAAGATCAAGCTCGCGGCGGGCGACGAATGCTCACAGCGGCCCTTCTGCCAGCCGGGTCTGGAGAAGACCTACGGCATCGACGTCACCGGTATCGACCCGCTGGAGGTCGGCAGCACCCAGGCCAAGCAGGCGGTCAAGGACGGCAAGGACCAGATGGTCCTCACCACCACCACGGACGCCACCCTCGAACAGTTCGGCCTTGTTCTCCTCGAGGACGACAAGAAGCTCCAGAACGCCGACAACGTACTGCCGGTGGTGAATGCGGAGAAGGCCGGTTCGCAGAAGATCGCGGACGCGCTCGGGAAGCTCAGCAGGGTGCTGACCACGGCCGATCTCACCGAACTCAACAAGAAGGTCGACGCGGAGCGGCTGAAGCCCGCGGATGTCGCCGCGCGCTACCTCAAGGACAAGGGCCTGCTCACGAAGTAG
- a CDS encoding ABC transporter permease yields the protein MSVIANTWTWLTTGAHWSGADGVWHRLGEHLFLTVVCLAISCAIALPVAVLLGHVGKGGALAVNISNAGRAVPTFAVLVLLLLSPLGTHGSWPTIIALVLFAIPPLLTNAYVGMREVDRDVVEAARGMGMTGRQLIGRVELPLAFPLILTGVRTAAVQVVATTTLAALPGGGGLGRIITAGFRLTDTAQVVSGALLVAALALLVEGAFVAVERLLDPRRRRTRIADRKTGGRGPAAPAEAPAPVGSPA from the coding sequence ATGAGCGTCATCGCGAACACCTGGACGTGGCTGACCACCGGCGCGCACTGGTCCGGCGCGGACGGCGTCTGGCACCGCCTCGGCGAGCACCTGTTCCTGACCGTGGTGTGCCTGGCGATCTCCTGCGCCATCGCCCTGCCCGTCGCCGTGCTGCTGGGCCATGTGGGCAAGGGCGGCGCGCTCGCGGTGAACATCTCCAACGCGGGCCGCGCCGTGCCCACCTTCGCCGTGCTGGTGCTGCTGCTCCTCAGCCCGCTCGGTACGCACGGGTCCTGGCCGACCATCATCGCGCTGGTGCTGTTCGCCATCCCACCACTGCTGACCAACGCGTACGTGGGCATGCGCGAGGTCGACCGGGACGTGGTCGAGGCAGCCCGCGGAATGGGCATGACGGGCCGCCAGCTCATCGGCCGGGTCGAGCTGCCGCTCGCCTTCCCGCTGATCCTCACCGGCGTCCGGACCGCGGCCGTACAGGTCGTGGCCACCACCACGCTGGCCGCACTGCCCGGCGGCGGCGGTCTCGGCCGGATCATCACCGCCGGTTTCCGGCTCACCGACACCGCGCAGGTGGTGTCCGGGGCCCTGCTGGTGGCCGCGCTCGCCCTGCTGGTCGAGGGGGCGTTCGTGGCCGTGGAGCGGCTGCTGGACCCGCGCCGCCGCCGTACGCGCATAGCGGACCGGAAGACCGGCGGCCGTGGCCCGGCGGCCCCCGCCGAGGCGCCGGCCCCGGTGGGAAGCCCCGCCTGA
- a CDS encoding sensor histidine kinase — protein MQRLYDFLRRHPTGVDSFWAVLLLGLIVLSSSSDGPGRGPVIAEILIYAALCLVIALRRRAPEKMLLLATAAGVAQLALDVSQHPADFAMLVIIYTVASGNTRWASRYALVGALVAPALATIRWSTYEGSLSSEVIQTVFLTVPFVLAWVLGDSIRTRRAYWAQLEERAARLEKEREQQSRMAVVAERARIARELHDVVAHNVSVMVVQADGAAYVLDASPEQAKQALETISGTGRQALAEMRRLLGVLRTDEGGEGGEYVPQPDVEQIGDLVEQVRSAGLPVDFRIEGSPRPLPSGVELTAYRIVQEALTNTRKHGGPDAAASVRLTYFDDGLGLLVEDDGRGAQHELYEEGGADGMGHGMIGMRERVGMVGGTLDAGPRAGGGFRISVLLPIRAGR, from the coding sequence GTGCAGCGCCTCTACGACTTCCTCCGCAGGCACCCGACGGGTGTGGACAGCTTCTGGGCCGTCCTGCTGCTCGGCCTGATCGTGCTCTCGTCCTCGTCGGACGGGCCGGGCCGGGGCCCCGTGATCGCGGAGATCCTCATCTATGCCGCGCTGTGCCTCGTGATCGCGCTGCGCCGCCGCGCGCCGGAGAAGATGCTCCTCCTGGCCACGGCCGCCGGGGTGGCCCAGCTCGCCCTGGACGTCTCCCAGCACCCGGCCGACTTCGCCATGCTCGTGATCATCTACACGGTCGCGTCCGGCAACACCCGCTGGGCTTCCCGGTACGCCCTCGTCGGCGCCCTCGTCGCCCCCGCGCTCGCCACGATCCGCTGGAGCACCTACGAGGGGAGCCTGTCGAGCGAGGTCATCCAGACGGTGTTCCTCACCGTCCCCTTCGTTCTCGCCTGGGTGCTGGGCGACTCGATCCGCACCCGCCGCGCCTACTGGGCCCAGCTCGAGGAGCGCGCCGCGCGCCTGGAGAAGGAACGCGAGCAGCAGTCGCGGATGGCCGTGGTCGCCGAGCGGGCGCGGATCGCGCGCGAACTGCACGACGTCGTGGCGCACAACGTCTCGGTGATGGTCGTCCAGGCGGACGGCGCCGCCTACGTCCTGGACGCCTCGCCGGAGCAGGCCAAGCAGGCGCTGGAGACGATCTCCGGCACCGGCCGCCAGGCCCTGGCGGAGATGCGCCGGCTGCTGGGCGTGCTGCGCACCGACGAGGGCGGCGAGGGCGGCGAGTACGTCCCGCAGCCGGACGTGGAGCAGATCGGCGACCTCGTCGAGCAGGTGCGCAGCGCGGGCCTGCCGGTGGACTTCCGGATCGAGGGCTCCCCCCGGCCGCTGCCCAGCGGCGTGGAGCTCACCGCGTACCGCATCGTGCAGGAAGCGCTCACCAACACCCGTAAGCACGGCGGCCCCGACGCGGCCGCGAGCGTGCGGCTCACGTACTTCGACGACGGGCTGGGCCTGCTCGTCGAGGACGACGGCCGCGGCGCGCAGCACGAGCTGTACGAGGAGGGCGGCGCGGACGGCATGGGGCACGGGATGATCGGCATGCGCGAGCGCGTCGGCATGGTCGGGGGCACGCTGGACGCGGGCCCGCGGGCGGGCGGCGGCTTCCGGATCAGTGTGCTGCTGCCGATCAGGGCGGGCCGCTGA
- a CDS encoding response regulator, translating into MSIRVMLVDDQVLLRTGFRMVLAAQPDMDVVAEAGDGAEALEVLRGTDVDVVLMDVRMPRMDGVEATRRICGQEGAPKVLILTTFDLDEYAFSALKVGASGFMLKDVPPAELLGAIRAVHSGDAVVAPSTTRRLLDRFTPMLPSAVGEPSSAELDRLTGREREVMLLVAQGLSNGEIAARLVLSEATVKTHVGRILTKLGLRDRVQVVVLAYESGLVRAGGGAQ; encoded by the coding sequence ATGTCGATCCGCGTGATGCTCGTCGACGATCAGGTGCTGCTGCGCACCGGATTCCGCATGGTGCTGGCAGCCCAGCCGGACATGGACGTCGTCGCCGAGGCCGGGGACGGCGCCGAGGCCCTGGAGGTGCTGCGCGGGACCGATGTCGACGTGGTGCTGATGGACGTGCGCATGCCGCGCATGGACGGGGTGGAGGCGACCCGCCGCATCTGCGGGCAGGAGGGGGCGCCGAAGGTGCTGATCCTGACGACCTTCGACCTCGACGAGTACGCCTTCTCCGCGCTCAAGGTCGGCGCCAGCGGCTTCATGCTCAAGGACGTGCCGCCGGCCGAACTGCTGGGCGCGATCCGCGCGGTGCACAGCGGGGACGCGGTCGTCGCGCCCAGCACCACGCGACGGCTGCTGGACCGCTTCACGCCGATGCTGCCGAGCGCGGTGGGCGAGCCGTCGAGCGCCGAGCTGGACCGTCTGACGGGCCGCGAGCGCGAGGTGATGCTGCTGGTGGCCCAGGGGCTGTCCAACGGCGAGATCGCGGCGCGGCTGGTCCTCTCCGAGGCCACGGTGAAGACGCATGTGGGGCGCATCCTCACGAAGCTGGGGCTGCGGGACCGGGTGCAGGTGGTGGTGCTGGCGTATGAGAGCGGGCTCGTACGGGCTGGTGGGGGCGCGCAGTAG
- a CDS encoding O-methyltransferase translates to MPNTAQLPGLSDPAVRTVLDRLFTEASGDDAKTPRVAGTLTGWQGLPSDDELRQLTDLAGDALLPVPPEVGTFLYQLVRATGATTVVEYGTSYGISTIHLAAAVRDNGGGKVYGSELSEAKAAIATANIAEAGLSEYAEVRVGDARETLPSVPGQVGLLLLDGWTPLFLDVLRLLEPKLTTGSVVVADDTNLFPEKLEEFFGHVRTAGNGYTSLPLPLGDGLEISVRTH, encoded by the coding sequence ATGCCGAACACGGCACAGCTCCCCGGCCTGTCCGACCCCGCCGTCCGCACGGTCCTGGACCGGCTGTTCACCGAGGCGTCGGGGGACGACGCCAAGACCCCCCGCGTGGCCGGCACCCTCACCGGCTGGCAGGGCCTGCCCTCGGACGACGAGCTGCGGCAGCTCACCGACCTGGCCGGCGACGCCCTGCTGCCGGTGCCGCCGGAGGTCGGGACGTTCCTCTACCAGCTGGTCCGCGCCACCGGTGCCACCACCGTCGTCGAGTACGGCACCTCCTACGGCATCTCCACCATCCACCTGGCGGCGGCCGTCCGCGACAACGGCGGCGGCAAGGTCTACGGCTCGGAGCTCAGCGAGGCCAAGGCCGCGATCGCCACCGCGAACATCGCCGAGGCCGGGCTGTCGGAGTACGCGGAGGTCCGCGTCGGCGACGCCCGCGAGACCCTGCCCTCCGTCCCCGGCCAAGTCGGTCTGCTCCTCCTCGACGGCTGGACACCGCTGTTCCTCGACGTGCTGCGCCTGCTGGAGCCGAAGCTGACCACCGGCTCGGTCGTCGTCGCCGACGACACGAACCTCTTCCCGGAGAAGCTCGAGGAGTTCTTCGGCCACGTGCGCACCGCCGGGAACGGCTACACCTCCCTGCCGCTGCCCCTCGGCGACGGGCTCGAGATCTCCGTCCGTACGCACTGA